The following proteins are co-located in the Phragmites australis chromosome 10, lpPhrAust1.1, whole genome shotgun sequence genome:
- the LOC133931387 gene encoding uncharacterized protein LOC133931387 produces the protein MFMTDAERAARIRAAVERCSAVKDEDFSGMTESQRAAEAERLRQKALEEARRLQMEGHPRGRAKESLARILDFDPKQEGRYYNRIYFVDHATFDLDEESPIGPMRYTDRVSKPGGRQYEPCDAGLNIFSVKIGSSDVGFPIHVYGTVIARDSIDNKCLYLFRRDRDHCQLINSEDESLILTGPKRGLLLLNDDYVEMDLKIKDHGGQDRELSKGILTIRGVAIRYLDQCEVESKSLATRLSTVDVMYAVVKCAVEATIAIEVVQGGFYGEITAHTTSVKNNLVLYDSEVVGGMSGDGNGVIQLMRPVICVYVKDMLIIVAQNGDGKSQTVEFTPRFTGGEEDVITVGGVTKMRVKVTWSIMDL, from the exons ATGTTCATGACGGACGCGGAACGTGCGGCCCGGATCCGGGCCGCTGTCGAGCGGTGCTCCGCGGTCAAGGATGAGGATTTCTCAGGCATGACCGAGTCTCAgcgagcggcggaggcggagaggCTGAGGCAGAAAGCTCTGGAGGAGGCGCGCCGTCTTCAGATGGAGGGGCATCCACGCGGTCGGGCCAAGGAATCGCTGGCTCGCATCCTCGACTTCGATCCCAAGCAGGAGGGTCGCTACTACAACCGCATCTACTTCGTCGACCACGCAACATTCGACCTCGACGAGGAGT CTCCCATCGGTCCAATGAGATACACTGATAGAGTCAGCAAGCCGGGCGGACGTCAGTACGAACCGTGTGATGCGGGGCTAAACATCTTCTCCGTGAAGATAGGCTCCTCGGATGTTGGCTTCCCAATCCATGTGTATGGCACTGTCATTGCCAGAGACAGCATTGACAACAAGTGTCTTTATCTCTTCCGTCGTGATAGAGACCATTGCCAACTCATCAACTCTGAG GATGAATCGTTGATCTTGACTGGCCCAAAAAGAGGACTTTTGTTATTAAATGATGATTATGTTGAGATGGATCTGAAGATCAAGGATCATGGAGGGCAGGACAGAGAACTTAGTAAAGGAATCTTAACGATCAGGGGCGTAGCAATTCGATATTTGGACCAATGTGAGGTTGAAAGCAAATCTCTTGCTACCAGGCTCAGTACTGTGGATGTGATGTATGCAGTTGTGAAATGTGCAGTGGAGGCTACTATTGCGATTGAAGTTGTGCAGGGAGGTTTTTATGGAGAAATAACTGCCCACACCACCAGCGTCAAGAACAACCTTGTGCTTTACGATAGTGAAGTGGTTGGTGGCATGAGTGGCGATGGTAATGGTGTTATCCAACTTATGCGACCCGTCATATGTGTCTATGTGAAGGATATGCTGATAATTGTTGCCCAGAATGGTGATGGTAAGTCACAGACCGTTGAATTTACTCCAAGGTTCACCGGTGGAGAGGAAGATGTTATTACTGTTGGTGGTGTCACTAAGATGCGCGTGAAGGTTACCTGGTCGATAATGGACCTTTGA
- the LOC133930295 gene encoding uncharacterized protein LOC133930295, translated as MSVTNASTSAGTGKGTGSGPTGADGTKGPIVNAAPTVFINLYCTIVVRSHVPVVLDLKNPNYTKWLSFFRTMCGKFGLLHHIDDSALANLDDPNWVQADYSVKRWILGSDNKESCAIFLSNQFHSLVQGKLSVSDYCQCIKALADSLRDVGHAVRDSQLTLNLLRGLNPRYSNTADDIANVTPFPTFAQARSMLALKELRLATLYSTL; from the exons ATGTCTGTCACAAACGCAAGCACCAGCGCAGGAACTGGTAAGGGAACTGGCTCCGGCCCTACCGGTGCTGATGGCACCAAAGGCCCCATCGTCAATGCCGCACCGACCGTATTCATCAACCTGTACTGCACCATCGTCGTCCGCTCTCATGTCCCCGTCGTCCTCGATCTCAAGAACCCTAACTATACCAAGTGGTTGTCTTTCTTCCGGACCATGTGCGGCAAGTTTGGGCTTCTCCACCACATCGATGACTCCGCTCTGGCTAACCTGGATGATCCTAACTGGGTCCAGGCGGATTATTCCGTGAAGAGGTGGATCTTAGGCTCT GACAACAAGGAATCATGTGCCATCTTCCTCAGCAACCAATTCCACTCGCTGGTCCAGGGCAAGCTCTCTGTCTCCGACTACTGCCAATGCATCAAAGCCTTGGCTGACTCGCTCCGTGACGTCGGTCACGCCGTCCGTGACTCGCAGCTTACCCTCAACTTGCTTCGCGGCCTCAACCCTCGCTACTCCAACACCGCCGACGATATCGCCAATGTGACGCCCTTCCCCACCTTCGCACAGGCTCGTTCCATGCTCGCCCTGAAGGAACTTCGACTAGCGACCCTTTATAGCACACTATGA